From one Melopsittacus undulatus isolate bMelUnd1 chromosome 16, bMelUnd1.mat.Z, whole genome shotgun sequence genomic stretch:
- the LOC101876537 gene encoding triggering receptor expressed on myeloid cells 2 isoform X3, which yields MEKLVHLIFLVFLSAACAAENITVVYGMEGDTISVNCTYNPWQQRWREKSWCKQIHETKCQHVVSARRFWLPFLKNRNGSTSISDNIREGVLTVTIKGLKKQDAGLYQCKSDYLGETNSLRKVQVEVLTAVLETQMPEEPRAVQSISSRKSRETVDEPKAE from the exons ATGGAGAAGCTTGTGCACCTCATCTTCTTGGTCTTCTTGTCAG CAGCctgtgcagcagagaacatcaCGGTGGTGTATGGAATGGAGGGGGACACCATTTCTGTCAACTGCACCTATAACCCCTGGCAGCAGCGATGGAGAGAAAAGAGTTGGTGCAAGCAGATCCATGAGACCAAGTGCCAACATGTGGTGAGTGCCCGACGCTTCTGGCTGCCTTTCCTAAAGAACAGGAACGGTTCCACCTCTATCAGCGACAACATCCGTGAAGGTGTCCTGACAGTCACCATAAAGGGACTCAAGAAGCAGGATGCTGGCTTGTACCAGTGCAAAAGTGACTACCTGGGGGAAACAAACAGCTTAAGGAAAGTGCAAGTGGAAGTGCTGACAG CTGTCCTGGAGACCCAAATGCCAGAGGAGCCGAGGGCTGTGCAGAGCATCTCCAG caggaagagcagagaaacagTGGACGAACCCAAGGCTGAGTGA
- the LOC101876537 gene encoding triggering receptor expressed on myeloid cells 2 isoform X2 — protein MEKLVHLIFLVFLSACAAENITVVYGMEGDTISVNCTYNPWQQRWREKSWCKQIHETKCQHVVSARRFWLPFLKNRNGSTSISDNIREGVLTVTIKGLKKQDAGLYQCKSDYLGETNSLRKVQVEVLTAVLETQMPEEPRAVQSISSIPPEADFTVFYILAGLLVSKFLVAVLIFIIGNSRKSRETVDEPKAE, from the exons ATGGAGAAGCTTGTGCACCTCATCTTCTTGGTCTTCTTGTCAG CctgtgcagcagagaacatcaCGGTGGTGTATGGAATGGAGGGGGACACCATTTCTGTCAACTGCACCTATAACCCCTGGCAGCAGCGATGGAGAGAAAAGAGTTGGTGCAAGCAGATCCATGAGACCAAGTGCCAACATGTGGTGAGTGCCCGACGCTTCTGGCTGCCTTTCCTAAAGAACAGGAACGGTTCCACCTCTATCAGCGACAACATCCGTGAAGGTGTCCTGACAGTCACCATAAAGGGACTCAAGAAGCAGGATGCTGGCTTGTACCAGTGCAAAAGTGACTACCTGGGGGAAACAAACAGCTTAAGGAAAGTGCAAGTGGAAGTGCTGACAG CTGTCCTGGAGACCCAAATGCCAGAGGAGCCGAGGGCTGTGCAGAGCATCTCCAG CATCCCTCCTGAAGCTGATTTCACTGTCTTCTATATCCTTGCTGGATTACTGGTTTCTAAGTTCCTGGTGGCTGTGCTGATCTTTATCATTGGCAAcagcaggaagagcagagaaacagTGGACGAACCCAAGGCTGAGTGA
- the LOC101876537 gene encoding triggering receptor expressed on myeloid cells 2 isoform X1: protein MEKLVHLIFLVFLSAACAAENITVVYGMEGDTISVNCTYNPWQQRWREKSWCKQIHETKCQHVVSARRFWLPFLKNRNGSTSISDNIREGVLTVTIKGLKKQDAGLYQCKSDYLGETNSLRKVQVEVLTAVLETQMPEEPRAVQSISSIPPEADFTVFYILAGLLVSKFLVAVLIFIIGNSRKSRETVDEPKAE from the exons ATGGAGAAGCTTGTGCACCTCATCTTCTTGGTCTTCTTGTCAG CAGCctgtgcagcagagaacatcaCGGTGGTGTATGGAATGGAGGGGGACACCATTTCTGTCAACTGCACCTATAACCCCTGGCAGCAGCGATGGAGAGAAAAGAGTTGGTGCAAGCAGATCCATGAGACCAAGTGCCAACATGTGGTGAGTGCCCGACGCTTCTGGCTGCCTTTCCTAAAGAACAGGAACGGTTCCACCTCTATCAGCGACAACATCCGTGAAGGTGTCCTGACAGTCACCATAAAGGGACTCAAGAAGCAGGATGCTGGCTTGTACCAGTGCAAAAGTGACTACCTGGGGGAAACAAACAGCTTAAGGAAAGTGCAAGTGGAAGTGCTGACAG CTGTCCTGGAGACCCAAATGCCAGAGGAGCCGAGGGCTGTGCAGAGCATCTCCAG CATCCCTCCTGAAGCTGATTTCACTGTCTTCTATATCCTTGCTGGATTACTGGTTTCTAAGTTCCTGGTGGCTGTGCTGATCTTTATCATTGGCAAcagcaggaagagcagagaaacagTGGACGAACCCAAGGCTGAGTGA